A single Raphanus sativus cultivar WK10039 unplaced genomic scaffold, ASM80110v3 Scaffold2772, whole genome shotgun sequence DNA region contains:
- the LOC130505985 gene encoding uncharacterized protein LOC130505985, with protein MYKIITKIISKKLKRVLLECISPNQAAFLKGRSLGENVLLSTELIRDYQKATCQRSSMLKVDIRKAFDTVTWDFVSKVLEAQGFLPLFRTWIRECISTPRFSVAFNGELAGFFRGKKGLRQEDSISPYLFIMVMKCCLNFWRELLKIGNFVYTRNAKIRDSLIDRSPYQR; from the coding sequence ATGTATAAGATCATCACAAAGATAATATCAAAGAAGTTAAAGCGGGTTCTGCTAGAATGCATCAGTCCGAATCAAGCTGCATTCTTAAAAGGTAGAAGCTTGGGTGAAAATGTTTTGCTGTCCACAGAGCTTATAAGGGATTATCAAAAGGCTACTTGTCAAAGAAGCTCCATGCTCAAGGTTGATATACGAAAGGCATTTGATACGGTCACTTGGGACTTTGTTTCTAAGGTTCTTGAAGCGCAGGGGTTTCTTCCTCTATTCAGAACCTGGATACGTGAGTGTATATCAACGCCTAGATTCTCGGTTGCATTTAATGGAGAACTGGCTGGTTTTTTCAGGGGCAAAAAAGGGCTAAGGCAAGAAGACTCTATCTCTCCATATCTTTTCATTATGGTTATGAAGTGTTGTCTAAACTTCTGGAGAGAGCTGCTGAAAATAGGCAATTTCGTCTACACCCGAAATGCGAAGATCCGAGACTCACTCATAGACAGGAGTCCTTACCAACGTTAA